GATATAGCGGTCGATCTTCGTCACAGCTGGAGAGCTCGAAAGCGTGGAATCTCAGGGGGCGCGTCCGCTGTTCTAGGTAGCCCGCCGAAGGTCCCCACCGCAAGGCGACTTGCGATCTTTTGACCGCGCCGTCGCCGTTGTCGAAGTTCAGTCGCCGACCCCGATGTCTTCGTCGAGCGCGTCGAGGATCAGCTTCAGCTCCGCTTCCTCGTGGTCGTGAAACTGGACAAGAAACTCATCGAAGCGATGCAGTATTCGCTCTTGGGCGGTCGTCACCTCAGGAGTGGTGCCCTCGATGGGGGTGTCACCCGTGTGAGCGTCTGCCGCCGCTTCGGCCAGATGTCGGGCTTCTTCGAATAGCACGGCATGTTGCGACCGCAGGGTGTCGGCGGTGATGGACAGCTCAGCTTCCGTCCCAATGGCTTCGTCGAAATAGCCGTACGCTTCCTCCAGACCAAAATGCAGTGCCAACTGGTCTCTCAGATCCGAAAACAACGTAAGTAGTTCGGGCCAATGGTTCGCCGCAGCTTCACGCGACTGGGTGAGTAATCGCATGCGATCGATCAAGATCTTGAGATCGCGGTTATCGTCCTTGATGTCCTTCAAAAACGCGGCATTGACCGTTAGGCGACGGGATGGATCAGAGTTGCGTGACATCAGGTGGTTCCTGCCTTGGAGAATGAAAAGCTACACCCAGTATATCTTATTTCTACTATCCGAGTGAAGCGATCATCGGGCCTCAGTTTGTCGACGGGACGCCCTTGATTTGTGTCATCTGATTGTGGTAGCTCAGCATCGACGTTTGATTCTCATCGCACCCGCCCGGTTCAATTCGAGCGCGTGACAGCCGACTGCAGGAAAGCCGATTCCATGATCAAGATACCGATGGCCCGCATGTTTTGTGACCGATCGATTGCACTGCTCGCACTGCTCGTCGTGGCGAGCGCGACGCCCAACGCACCGGCTGAGGGACCATCGCTATTGCGAATGTTTTCTCGCGGTGACCAGCGTGTCAACGCGGACGAGTCCAAATCATACTCACTGACACCCGAAGATGGCCCCTGGTTGGTGCTCGCTCATACGTTCGTGGGCGAAGGTTCGAGCGAACGGGCCGAGCGGCTCGCGCTGGAGATTCGCCGCGATCTCAACCTGCCCGCGTTCGTGTTCGAAGAAGACTTTGACTTCTCCGGCACGGTGAACCCTGGCTCTGCCGTCCAACGCACTGGCGGCGCGCACGGTCAACGCCGCATGAAGTACCAAAATCAGATTCGCTACAAAGCACATGCGGTGTTGGTGGGTGAGTACGACAGCCCTGAACATCCCCAGATCGATGCTGATTTGGAACGCGTCAAAACCGCGTCCTGTGCAGTGTTCGGTGATAAGAAGGAGATGGCGGCCGAGACAGACTTCCGGAACCCCGTGACGGCGGTGAAGGTGATGCATCAGCGGTTGACCGAGCGATTTGCTGACAAGAAACGCGGTCCGATGGGGAACGCATTTCTTACCCGCAACCCCATGCTACCCGAGGACTATTTTCGGGCTCCGGAGGTCGACTCGTTCGTCCGCAGTCTCAACGACGACAAACCAAACAGCCTGTTAAATTGCAAAGGCAAGTACACCGTCGTCGTTCGCACGTTCACCGGTTTCAACACGATTGTCGATGGCAAGAAGGAGAAAAACTACGAGCCCAGTGCGAAGCGAATGCTGCAGTGTGGTGTCGATGCCAATCGCATGGTTGCATTGTTGCGGGCCGAAGGTGTCGAAGCCTATGAATTCCATGACCGCACTCAATCGATTGTCACCATCGGCAGCTTTGAATCTCTCGGGAAAGAACTGCCCGGCGGCGGATTCGAATATGCACCGGAGATTCAGCGCGTTATGAAAGAATACCGCGCTTTCAATGTGGATCCCCAGTTGGCTGATCATGTCAAGCGTCAGACGACACAGGGTGTGCCGGTCAAGTGCGTCGCCCAAAAGTATCCCTTTGACGTCGAGCCTCTGCCGATCGCCGTTCCCAAGGTAACGAAGCACAGTCTCTACGGAGCGATCAGCCGCTGATTCTATCGCGATACCTGTTCGCGGCACACGTCGCGAACGCTGTCCTGATCCATGAGGTGCGAAACATGAATTCTTTCGGCCAGTAGCGGTGCTGCTAAACGAGTGAAGTCGTCAATGCTGATGGCATTGAGAACAACCGCGACGGCCCACCCGCGCCGTGACAACCCCACCAGTGACGCGACTGTTTCCGGCGGTGCCTCTTGCAGAATCACCAGCAACGTCGTTTCCATGGACAGTCGCGGTTCGGTATCGATCAGGAACTCCGGTAGTGTCAATCCATCAGTTCGCTCGATCCGGGCGAGTGTGCGGGTGATCTCCTTGAGGTGTTCTGGTCCCCGATCGACCTCGATCAGAACGGGACGGAGGCGATCACTCTTCCGCCGCATGGCCGTGGCGTCCCCAGCAGCTTGTCGGACGGCAAAATGATCGCCGATGCGATGGTCGCCACGAAATCCCTCCGTGCGAACCCGATCGGCCGCATCGCGGCCATTGGTGGCCATTCCGAATGGCTCGCCAGCCTCATGGAGTGCCGCGGCAATCGATACCGCTGCTGTCACACTCAGGTCCGTTCGTAACGGTTCGTTGCGATCCGGATTGGTAGAGACATGGAGGTCAACGACGATCGTCGCCCCAATTACCGACGACGGCTCATAGATCTTTGTATGTAGCGTGCCGGTTCTCGCAGTGGCGGCCCAGTGGACACTACGCATGGGATCTCCAATCTGCCACTGCCGAATCCCACGAATGCGAGTAGGGTCAGGCATCACGTTCGCGCGAATGCGAATTTCCCCCATCGGGCGGCGAGAACCAATTTCATAATTCGATATCAGTTCGATCCGTGGCAGCACGGTGATGAATAGCGGCGGTGTACCGAGGCGATAACGCCGAAACATGCCGGCGGGGTCGCCAGTCTCGAGTACCGTGGGGCCGATCTGGAAGTATCCCCGGCGGCGGCAATGGACACTGTATCGGAGATGTTTGGTCTGCCCTGGCAGCAGTGCCAAGACAGCCAAGCGCGCCCCTTCGACCGTGAGCGGTCCCATCCGGGTCCGCGAAACGAGATCATCGGTCTCTTTGATTTCGTCGACCGCAGCCCGCGGCAATAGGTCTTCTGCGAGCACCCAGGCAACGGGCAACCGTCCCGTATTGGTTACCGCAACGCATACGGGAACCCGTGATCCAACCAGCACCTCCATATCACGGCCTTGCTCCGGCAGCTCCTCGCGGACCGCGATGACGCTGATCGACCACTGGGTCGAAACAAATGCGCCGATGCCGATGACCATCGCGACGGCGACCGCCGCCACCATCCACAGACCCGCGCCAGCGATCATGCCGAGCACCAGCATCGCGGCACCGATCGCAATGACAGTAAACCAGGGTGGGGAAGGCGGTGAGGGCGCGCCTGCGTTGGTGGAGACTGGAGAACTCACGGCGATCGGTTTCACGCCTGGATTGTCGGAACGGCGATCTC
This genomic window from Allorhodopirellula heiligendammensis contains:
- a CDS encoding hemerythrin domain-containing protein — translated: MSRNSDPSRRLTVNAAFLKDIKDDNRDLKILIDRMRLLTQSREAAANHWPELLTLFSDLRDQLALHFGLEEAYGYFDEAIGTEAELSITADTLRSQHAVLFEEARHLAEAAADAHTGDTPIEGTTPEVTTAQERILHRFDEFLVQFHDHEEAELKLILDALDEDIGVGD
- a CDS encoding DUF58 domain-containing protein translates to MSSPVSTNAGAPSPPSPPWFTVIAIGAAMLVLGMIAGAGLWMVAAVAVAMVIGIGAFVSTQWSISVIAVREELPEQGRDMEVLVGSRVPVCVAVTNTGRLPVAWVLAEDLLPRAAVDEIKETDDLVSRTRMGPLTVEGARLAVLALLPGQTKHLRYSVHCRRRGYFQIGPTVLETGDPAGMFRRYRLGTPPLFITVLPRIELISNYEIGSRRPMGEIRIRANVMPDPTRIRGIRQWQIGDPMRSVHWAATARTGTLHTKIYEPSSVIGATIVVDLHVSTNPDRNEPLRTDLSVTAAVSIAAALHEAGEPFGMATNGRDAADRVRTEGFRGDHRIGDHFAVRQAAGDATAMRRKSDRLRPVLIEVDRGPEHLKEITRTLARIERTDGLTLPEFLIDTEPRLSMETTLLVILQEAPPETVASLVGLSRRGWAVAVVLNAISIDDFTRLAAPLLAERIHVSHLMDQDSVRDVCREQVSR